From Etheostoma cragini isolate CJK2018 chromosome 17, CSU_Ecrag_1.0, whole genome shotgun sequence, one genomic window encodes:
- the hmx2 gene encoding homeobox protein HMX2, giving the protein MSSAEDSGSKCSSGPISSFTIQSILGTPSDAPRSGNKELSKGPPAPLPPPPRRRSLSVSSEEDCSGGEDSADCFCSDTGHSEPCNRHQAHNFCLGPAKGLLSGSDGLARRPHLPQPMLQDYKEEQERPCHQMSPLSEDRQTDGADKQGNSTKKKTRTVFSRSQVYQLESTFDMKRYLSSSERACLASSLQLTETQVKTWFQNRRNKWKRQLSAELEAANMAHASAQTLVGMPLVFRDNSLLRVPVPRSIAFPTPLYYPGSNLPALPLYNLYNKIEY; this is encoded by the exons ATGAGTAGCGCAGAAGACAGCGGGAGCAAGTGCTCGTCGGGCCCGATTTCCAGCTTTACCATCCAGTCTATTTTGGGCACACCATCCGATGCGCCGCGCTCCGGGAACAAGGAGCTCTCCAAGGGGCCACCGGCGCcgctgccgccgccgccgcgGAGGCGCTCACTGTCGGTGTCTTCCGAGGAGGACTGCAGCGGCGGGGAGGACTCAGCAGACTGCTTCTGCTCCGACACAGGTCACAGCGAGCCATGCAACCGGCACCAAGCCCATAACTTCTGTTTAG GTCCCGCTAAAGGACTTCTATCTGGGAGTGACGGGCTCGCGCGGCGGCCGCACCTGCCACAGCCTATGCTGCAGGATTAtaaggaggagcaggagagacCGTGCCATCAAATGTCACCTCTGTCTGAGGATCGACAGACAGACGGTGCGGACAAGCAGGGCAACTCAACCAAGAAGAAGACGCGCACGGTTTTCTCCCGGAGTCAGGTGTACCAGCTGGAGTCCACCTTCGACATGAAGCGGTACCTGAGCAGCTCGGAGCGGGCCTGCTTAGCCTCCAGCCTGCAGCTGACGGAGACTCAGGTCAAGACGTGGTTTCAGAACAGGAGAAACAAATGGAAACGGCAGCTATCAGCTGAACTGGAGGCGGCCAACATGGCCCACGCCTCCGCACAGACACTAGTGGGGATGCCGCTGGTTTTCAGAGATAACTCCTTACTGCGTGTTCCGGTTCCCCGGTCTATCGCCTTTCCAACGCCCCTTTATTACCCGGGGAGCAACCTGCCAGCGTTACCTTTATACAACCTGTATAACAAGATTGAGTACTGA